TGTCTGATGCTAAAAAGGATATCAAGTTTTCATTGAAAGCAACggtaaataaaaagaaagggaAGGTTCTATTTGCACAAGTAGACAGTGCCTTTGCAGATGTATTGCTGAGCTTCCTAACATTGCCATTGGGAACTATTGTCAAAGCTTTGAGTAAGTGTGAAGATATAACTCCACAGTTCGGAAGCTTGACCAGTTTGTACAGTGGTTAGCAAATCTTGATAGTGTCCTTTCTGGACATAAGGTGCTAAGTCGATTCTTCTGCATCCACGATGTTCATTTGATGCTGACCGTCAAAGTCTAATACTCGATTTTAGTGATTCCCCACCGTTGGAATATTTCGATTGTCCCGGGAAATGCGAATCCCATGCTAGATTTCAGACTGATCCTTGTGATGATGGAGTTTTCATGAAGAAGACATCGTCTTTTCTGATCACTGATGATTTGCATATAATGCCTAATGCTGGGCTCTTGCAAATTTCCCGCGTCCTTGGTGATATAGACATGGATGAGGCCGAGACGCTGAACGTTACCTTTGAATTACATGAGGTGAGTCTTAATCCtgttttttgcttattttcaCTTGTGCATATATGTAGTCACTTTCTCAAGTTTTATCCTGCAAATTAGGTCTTGAAGTTGCTCGTGTTTTCGTTGATTTCCATGAACCCGTTGTCTGTTATCATACTCGATGCACGCCTCGAATATAAAAAGGGAACTGAATTCACTGATAATGTGtccaactccaaaaggatgaatttgaaattgatggtGCAAAAGTCCACGAAAAAGCTACTGTATGCCGAAGCTGAGGAAGATTTTGTAGACTCTGTTCAGTTTCCTCATAATCCCACTAGGTGGAGTCGAGAACCTTTTGCTCCGTAAGTTTTGCAACTCTCGTGATAAGGCTATCGACAACTTGTATATGAGTGCAATTGATTGTATCCATGATAAGTATTACAAGCATCCTGATGCCAAAAATTGGCTAATGAAGCCCACCATACCTCATggttatattttaaaaaaccaCATTTTTCTGTTAACTGAAGAAGAGTTGCCTGAGAACCATAGAAATGTCAATTGCCTTCGTTCAACTTATTTCCCAATGGGCAAGGGAGTTATCTTATAGGACCAAGAAGCTACAAGGTCACCGATGATTTAACTGTGACACCTTTTTGTATCGTCTCTATCCTTTCCAATCTGAAAGAGAATAGAATCCCATTGTTTGATGTCGAAGAAGTGGAGCTGCAAATCGGACTGAAAGAGGTATAACACTTTGCAATTTTCTCTATATTCTTTAAGTGAATATTTCGATGCTGAGACATAACTTGCTGTTGCAGGGTTTAAGCAAACTGAAAGCGTCTCTTACATCCAAATGTGCTCTCACCGACGTGCTGCTCTCTCAAACAATGACCAAAAAACCAAAGACAGAACAAGTGTGACAATGTTGGCTTATATTATTTAGCTATGGTGGCTgcatttcttgtttttagcATTGTTTTTGCTCTCTCGTTTGTTTATACATGATTATAACCCATTATAAAGCCTCAACTATCTAAATTTATTCTACCTCTTCACTGTTTCACACTCATTTTTAGCTTTGGCAGTATCATCATTTTGAGCATAACTGATCATCATGTTAGTTCAAGAAATATCATCATTTAACGGCATCAACATTCTTCACGGCCATTTCATCAAATACTGTCCTAGTCCATTCTGAAAAAAATCATGCTCCACCAAATGAATTGCGAGAGTCAGAGCATTCACGATGGGGTGGATGATGCCACGCCTGATGCATCGTCCTGCCGAATAGTATATTGAAGTGGGGTGCgataaaatgacaacacctcttaaaataatatcataccactattcctagccaatcatttgtacacgtggacgaataataagctgccatgtggcaataaaaaaataattctcaaGTGCAAAAATCTCTGACCAATAATATATAAGAGTGTatataacaattttttctcgGTAATAATATTCAACACGTTTTACAGccatctatagattgttgtgtaacgtttataatattgttacgtcattttaaattttaatacaaaccTTTTGAAATGATATCCATAGATAATGATTAATTTCAGTGGATGCACAAGAAAAACTCTTTTTTAGTATCGGAAATCGGACCCAGATGGATTACTATTTATTTCTacgtttattatttatttatagaggCGCCTTTTCACCTTCACTTTGAAATTTCAATCGCCACACCACCGCCTCCCGCCGTCCCAACTCCCAAAGGCCAAGACCGCTTGCCCCGCCACCCGATCTCCGCCTCGCTCAGCCACCATCTTTTCAGTCTCTGAAAATCCCCACTCCTTTGTCATTAGGTAAGTTGCAATCCTACAACATTAGCTCTTCCTTGGGAAAATCTCTTAGCTCTGCATTCAAAAACTTACCTTAGATTTTTGCATCATTATTTTCAAACATTAACTCCTAGAGTTTGGATTACCTTCCATTCCAATCTGTGGTTGAGTTTCCACGATTAAAGTAttcatatgttttttttttaatttatttaggtTTACTCTTTGTAAAATGTAGTGGATGTAGAAATTATCCTTCTTTTTAGAGATATCTTGATCTGTTTATCCCATGTTTGATGCATTAACTTCACTTCGCTATCTTACAATTTCTCGGTTTAATCATCAATATTATCAGGATGTCTGATTCCAACAAAGATGTTAGGTTCACGTTGAGAGCTATGTTAAACAAAGAGAACAAGAAGTTTCTATTCGCAGATATCGACAGCAGCTTTGCAGATGTGCTGTTAAGCTTCCTGACTTTGCCATTGGGGATGATCGTGAGAATCTTGAAGAACCACTACAAAGATGAGCCACCTGCATTCGGAAGCTTGGCCACTTTGTACAATGGTTTAGCCAATCTTGATAGTATCCATTTCTGGACAGAAGATGCTAAGTCGATTCTGCTCCATCCAATAAGTTCATCTGATGCTGAACTTAAAAGGCTAAAGCTTGATATCAGCGATTCCCCGCCATTGGAATACTTCGTTTGTGACAAGAACTGCACAAGTACTTGCAAATCtcatttaatgaaaagaaaaatggatgtTACTCGAACTAATCCTTGTGATGATGGAATTTTTACCATTAATACATCGTCTTTCGTATCTTTCATTGTCACTGATGATCTGCGTATAGTTCCTAATTCGACAGGGCTATTGCAGATTGTAAGCTTTCTAGGCATTAAAGACATGGACAAGGCCGAGCAAGTAGATATGACTTTTGGCTATGCTGAGGTTCGTCTTGATTCCTATACCACACAATTATTCTAGTGTTTTGGTGGTCACTTGTTGTAGTAATTTTACTATGCTGCATATATTAGGTTATGGCTTTGCTCAAGGCTTCCTTGGTTTCTTCAACGCCATTGTCAGATGTCATATTCAGTAAAACAGAACAGATGAAGTCGACAGCATTAAAACTTCAACATAGGACTTTATCATATGAAATCAAGAATGCATCATCATTCAAGACAAATAAGGTGGCTCTGAGAGTGTTTGTACAAAAATCTACCAATAAGGTTTTGTATGCTCAAGCTGAGGAAGATTTCGTAGAGCTCCTCTTTGGCTTCCTCGTCCTCCCACTAGGAGCAGCCGTGCGTATTCTAGAAAGAAGCTCTCTTAATAAGTGTTTCGACTTATTGTACATGAGTGTGGCTGATCACATAGACAacaaatatttgaagattGGTGCAAAAAAGATGCTGACGAACCCCAAGTTACCTCACGGCTATGTTTCAGAAAACTACATTCTTCCTCTCGTTCAAGAGGTCTTAACTGATCTCCACCAAGATTTGTTCCCTTCTGAGATGTTCCCAAATGGGCTGGGGAAATACCTCAGGGCACCACGGACATTCAAGGTCATGGATGATTTAACTGTTACGCCTCTTTGCATTGCTTCTGCCCTTTCCTTTCTCAACGGGATGAAAATCCCTATATCCGATGTCAAAGAAGTTGAACTGCAAATTGGATTGAAAGAGGTAATATGATATTTGAATCTCCTAATTTTTTGGTGTTACACATAGTTTCGTCtgtattattgtttttttggtGCAGGCTTTAGACATATTGAGAGCATCACTTACATCTGATTCTGCCTTATCCAATGGTCTGAATTTGACTAATCACAAATCTCAAAAACAGAAGGACAGAGACTACCAAGTGCAATCACAGTTTGACTTATAATATTACTAGTCATATTTGTTTCATGGCCGTTTTCTGAAGCTGATTTTGGAGTTCTGCttcttattttatgtattttgtatGCAATTGGGTACTTTACATTCAGTGGGACCCTTAAGCCATTGAATTTACAGGTACATATTTTTGCCTAAAATCTTAAATGTGTTATTATATGACTTGTGCATctctttttatcattttggtgcctccatcaaaatcaatacatttctatttttagaaaaaattgcATCAAACATTACACTATATGACTTGCTATAAGTAGTaaaagatttcattttttaaatcataataatcACAAGATTccaaaatttatgtaaaattgaaaaaattgtttccAAAAAGATGAAATCGATTTTATACTATACAATCCACCCAATTAAATTTAGGCGTGTAAAAATGCCCAAGCCCAAGTTAGAATCCATTGATAAAActtcgtccctgaaaatttgtctgCATCTTTTGTTTTAGTAATGTCTTTTGCCTCTTCATTTATATAGACATTTTGTCTTTCTGAAAATTGTTGTTCAGTATCCATTTCATCATGATTATAAACTATCAATGAGTTCTAAACTACTCCATGACCTTAATGAAATACTGTAGATAGCCATTGATAGAAAGAAAACACCATAACCAGTAGCCACAGCCAATTCAGCAACACATAAACAGGGAGAGAAAAAACAGAAGAAACACGCCTAGAACTAGTCTGAGAACTCGTCTTCTTCGTATTCACGATGATAAGCTTCTGAGTCTTCATAATATTTGTATACGTATACTTCAGAATAGGCATCAACACCAAACATATTGCAGCCATCGCAGTTAGGCCACGGAACATCACTATCACTGACGGGGTCATTAGGGAGTTTAAGATGTTTGATCGTCTGGCGGCATCTCTTCTCCAAATCTCCTTCAAGAAGGAGAACAAAGCATTGCCGGACATCAAGTGATTCAAGGTGTGGGCAGCCGTCAAGGATGTCTTCAAGCCCTTCGTCTTCAATCCAATGTGCAAAGAGTTGGAGATGCTGCAGATTAGGCATGCTGACGCTGATTGCAAGAGCACACAGATTCCGGTAGAATTCCAAACTCTCATATTCATCGCCTTCCAATGGCACGAACTCGCAGTTCAAACTGTTGAGTGTGAAGGATTTCAAGTTCGGGCAAGCATATCCGAGGGCTTTGATGCTTCCAGCGCCAACGCTCGGTCAATAGTAAGGTGCAATTCTTCCAACTGCGGAAGTTTAGCAGTTATTCTACCTGGGCAAACTCTTGCTATGACGAATCCTGCTAAGGTAAAGCAAACTCCAATCCTAAGGCGTTTGAGATTTGGTGACCTGTCAAACAACACAAGGTGATTCTTAAACCAAGAATATTAGACATtgtttttacatttaattatcaaGAGGCgcagaatatttaatttaccgATTGGCGATGTAGTTGATGTCGAAGCCGTGGTACTGCACGGTGAGGTCGACCAACTGCACGCGGCTGCGATCCACTGCGCAGCGGCACATGAGATCGTAATCGTACAGCCAATTCTGTTTATCAGGGTTTGAGAAAATGAGCACTCGCCACAAGGCTGGATCCTTGCTGATCCTCCACCAGCTAGAGCACACTAGCAGCGCGCTGCGCAGCAGCTCCTCTTCCCCCAGCCTCTGTAGGATATTGGCGGTTACATCTCTCGGAAGATTCATCCATGGCGGTGAGGATGCAGCAGCAACCACCGCGTCACATTTCCTTCCTTCCATGGCCATTCAAAACAGTTACTCCAAGTGAATATGAGCTGCACTAATAAGTCTGTCTGTATAtgtaatatactccctccgtccggaaataggagtcccattctattccggcacgggttttaataaatgttaataaaagtgggtggaacaaagttagtggaatagaggtcccacttatatatattagttttaaatgatatgtgagtggaatgagttggtgggatgtgggacttttttactatttaagGCATATatgaatcgggactcctattcacggaccaAAGAAAAACAGGACTCCTAGAATAACTCTTGTATCAGAAATTTTAAACGtcgagtttttttttaaaaaaaggtgagaactttattaattagtgtGTCTTGGAAATTTATGAGGGCTATTAACTCTTGGTTTATTAATTTCTTCCTAGAATGCAGAAGGCCTTCTTGGAAATTTAAGAGACTAAAAACTCTTcgttaagagtctcatttctaaatgacgcggattttaagaaatgttaagaaaagtgggtggaagaaagttagtggaatagaggtcccacttttatatattagttttaaatgatatgtgagtggaatgagttagttgaatgtggggtctctttaccatttatggtaattatgaaccgggactcttattcgtggacggaccaaaatggaaaaatgggactcttattcgtggacggagagagtaacaATGAGTAAATGTGCAAATTTccaaatttgtaatttcttgCTTGAAACTAGCAAAATGTCAGATAATAGCATACAACATACTGAAAGTGTCGGGGTAATTACAGTTTACATACGAAATATTTCACCAATATTTCAATTgagtacaaaatgttttaagtttacaaatatcatacaaaaagtttgattagtgTTGCAAATTAGTATATTCCGTctaaaatttttttcattattttaactCTAAAATTAGCTGCAAATATTAGCCGAAAGTTAAATGGGAATTCATTGTTTAATAAAATGCCCATATGGCAATGCCTAAGGTATTatttagagaaataatatcatgttttTAGGGCAcaattttagagaaaaataagaaaaagtaacaGTGTTCGTGATTTTTAGATGGAATGTACTAATTCGTAACACTAATAAAACCTTTTgtatgatattgtatttgttaACTTCAAACATTTTGTATTCAATTGAAATATTGGTGAAACATTTCTACGTAGATTGTAATTACCCCGAAAGTGTCTCTTACGTCAAAATGTGCTCTCACCGAGTAATGAACGAAAAACCAAAGACAGAACAAGTGTGACAATGTTggttatattagtattaactATAGTGGCTgcatttcttgtttttagtaatgttcatttatgttgacattttgtctTTCTGCAAATTAATGTTCAGTATCCATTTCATCGTGATTATATATACTAGGgcatgtttgataagttagtaatatcaagatagaaaattatatatggatatttctaattgtttgatatcatagttaagtTTAACTCAAAGCTCAATATAAGACCGGGCCCTATctaattttaccaaaattataacattaaccttgtttatgtatcccaccaatttgtcaagttaagccatgttatttaatatacaatacaaatttagataatttcttttctatcaaacaacaacgggaaaaaatcatatctttgcatatcttgacatgaagcccgtatttcttatcttattttacatatcttctcatatcccatcttttttatcaaacgagtCCTATTAGTCCTCaactactccttccgtttcaaagaagatgacccctttattgggtgacacgagattttatgcagttatattttgtgtgttgagaggagagagtaaagtaagagagagggaataaagtagagataaaggtgtttccattttaagtaatgggtcatcttagttgggacaaaccaaaaagaaaagtgggtcatcttcaataggacagatggagtattattattttcctgATCTAGAAACCATGTAGTATTAATCAAGGTTCTGCCTTTTTACTGTTTTATACCAATGATCCTTGGGACCTTAGTGCAACGATGGACTAGTGATTTTTGGAAGTGgatctcaaaaaaaaaatagaggcATAACTCTTGTGTCACcctataaaaaatttactagatTTGGCAATTTCATCATTTTGGCTCATGCACCTATATATGAATCTTGGTCATATTTGGTTCGATATTGACTCTATTGATTGTTGATCATCTTTGgattcttttttctatctattcTCTTTCACATTCAATTTTAGCATCAATTAATCGTGCGACGGAGAAGTATTCTTTTTTCAAATActcaatacatatttataatatgatagaaataatatattctcaaatcaaaccaaatcctaataatatagtatgaaaaataagaataataaactactccctccgtccacgactaaaagtctcatttctaaatggcgcgagttttaagaaatgttaagaaaagtgggtggaagaaagttagtggaataaagatcccacttatatatattaattttaaatgatatatgagtggaatgagttagtggaatgtgaggtctctttaccatttatgataattatgaactgagactcttattcgtggacgcaccaaaatggaaaaacgggactcttattcgtggacagagggagtatagtGTAAAGTTTGTAAACCCTAATAAATTTACTAaagtgtaattaaataatactccatattctatagatgcataaaattaaataaagtggAATATGTATCCTGGTATCCATATCGCCCTAATCTTCTCTCACCATATCATACGAGTATCttctttattaaatatataaaactttaattaCTCAACTACTTAATGAGACGCCACCATTTCAGCCACCCTCTCTCCGCCGCGTTTAGCTACCCTCGACGGCGTATCTAAATATAGAAGGTGTTGCTGGGGTTTgcttcaaaattatattttctccaaatcccccaattttataaattggaAATCAAGtaaatttcttttacttaGTCTTCTCTActtcattcttttttatttttttactgttTAGCAAATTACTATGGTGTTTGCTGGGAGAGGATGGTGCAGTGGTGCTCACATTTTCAAAAGCATGGGCTTTACTTCTGTCTGATTTTTGTGTTAGGGCTGAATGCCTTAATCAAGTTAGTCCTAATGTCTATATGatatagaataaattaagCTGCAAACTTGTGCCTTTTGGAGTTATAATTGAGTGTTGGAGTTTGTAGTAGATGGATTAACCTAGTCAATTTTGAGAAATCAGagttttgggatttttaattttcaaattttcaaatttttgtacATTGGAGATTTTCTAACTAGAACCAAGGCACTTGTTGAACTTCTTCCACACAAATAAAAGGGGGTgaatttgcttttttttttttttctatgtatGAATATCTAATTATCTAACTTCTTGGTTGTACCACTGATACTAGGAAAATGTCCGATGCTAAAAAGGATATCACGTTTTTATTGAAAGCAACGGTGAATAGAAAGAAAGGGAAGGTTCTATTTGCACAAGTAGACAGTGCCTTTGCA
The genomic region above belongs to Salvia hispanica cultivar TCC Black 2014 unplaced genomic scaffold, UniMelb_Shisp_WGS_1.0 HiC_scaffold_778, whole genome shotgun sequence and contains:
- the LOC125200023 gene encoding putative F-box/LRR-repeat protein 23 codes for the protein MEGRKCDAVVAAASSPPWMNLPRDVTANILQRLGEEELLRSALLVCSSWWRISKDPALWRVLIFSNPDKQNWLYDYDLMCRCAVDRSRVQLVDLTVQYHGFDINYIANRSPNLKRLRIGVCFTLAGFVIARVCPGRITAKLPQLEELHLTIDRALNCEFVPLEGDEYESLEFYRNLCALAISVSMPNLQHLQLFAHWIEDEGLEDILDGCPHLESLDVRQCFVLLLEGDLEKRCRQTIKHLKLPNDPVSDSDVPWPNCDGCNMFGVDAYSEVYVYKYYEDSEAYHREYEEDEFSD